A region from the Musa acuminata AAA Group cultivar baxijiao chromosome BXJ1-10, Cavendish_Baxijiao_AAA, whole genome shotgun sequence genome encodes:
- the LOC103969864 gene encoding uncharacterized protein LOC103969864, with amino-acid sequence MAGFSTGRAKRKEPEEVYDDFSYFSLSSPATKIRRLDADMLPMIEENEATAMTRFKQQLPIEQISTSTYGMPDIRPVTVHSIAACLPNEKGAFVYDSAEATPFLSPVGPNVSFRVSSDLIRGIKNHVFKLQDQTMAKMDDKIPVSNNCLALVPWVPPQATVHAYEYAGSQSGSQSSQEPMEAEEAGAAPMAVEENREQTVSGIDVDVIQQWQQHCLAPKFLRHTPSRLMS; translated from the exons ATGGCTGGTTTCTCGACGGGGAGGGCGAAGAGGAAAGAGCCTGAAGAGGTTTACGACGATTTCTCGTACTTTTCGCTGTCGTCTCCGGCTACGAAGATCAGGAGATTG GATGCCGATATGCTTCCTATGATAGAAGAGAATGAGGCAACAGCTATGACAAGATTTAAACAACAGCTGCCAATAGAACAAATTAGCACAAGCACCTATGGGATGCCAGATATCAGACCTGTAACAGTTCATAGTATAGCTGCATGCCTGCCAAATGAGAAGGGAGCTTTTGTTTATGATTCCGCCGAGGCCACACCATTTTTGTCACCTGTTGGACCAAATGTTTCTTTTAGAGTGAGCTCGGATTTGATCCGTGGTATCAAAA ATCATGTCTTCAAGCTGCAGGATCAAACTATGGCTAAGATGGATGACAAAATACCAGTGTCCAATAACTGCTTAGCTCTGGTTCCCTGGGTGCCGCCCCAGGCTACCGTCCATGCTTATGAGTACGCTGGCTCGCAATCCGGGAGCCAGTCGTCGCAGGAGCCAATGGAAGCTGAAGAAGCTGGAGCAGCACCCATGGCAGTCGAAGAAAACAGAGAACAAACGGTTAGTGGAATCGACGTTGATGTGATCCAGCAGTGGCAGCAGCACTGTCTGGCTCCCAAGTTCCTTCGTCACACGCCCAGTCGTCTGATGTCGTAA